The genomic stretch taaCTCCGTGAATAGTCCAAGAGTAGTTCCGTATATTGGGAATAGTGATCCTCCCGAGGAATACGGTGATGGATcacatcacgtccatccctgggTCAGAATCAATCGACAAACAACGGTTTTCAGTCAACATGCATGTGTGGCCAACACAGTGAGTCGGCTAAATTGAATTTGGTGCTAGATATATTTATGGTGGGGTCGACTGTTAGCATGGTAAAGATGTACTACAAAAATGTCATGTCGGCATGAAATTAAGATGGGTCTGCATGAGAAGCTAGCATGCAGACgatgtaggttataagttttgaacGTACACATGCCCATCGTCGGCTCGAGGTTCCCatattttccctataaatatttCCATACGCTGGCCAAAGGACGCAATGCGCATTCACTAAGCTCTTGGTGCAGTACTCTTATACAAACTTCGACATGGCCCAGCCTAACAAGGCCACTCTCATGCTTAAGCTTATAATCGAAAAGCTCCAAAGCAGCTTTTCTCTCTTTAGAAAGCCATCATCATCTTCCAATGAAGATGAACACACTGGCTGTGCGGTCGGAGTGCCAGCAGACGTGAAAGAAGGGCATTTTGCAGTTTGGGCGGTCGATGGTGGAAAGCCGAAGAGGTTTATCATTTCTTTGGGTTATCTAAACCATCCTGGGTTTTTGAAATTGTTAGACAAGACTGAAGAAGTGTTCGGCTTCGGACAGGCAGGAAAGCTTTCGATCCCTTGCTTTCCTGGTGACCTCCAGATGATCCTGGCAGACCGAAGGAAGGGTGGGATTGATGGAGGGTAGTGGATTTCTAGCAAGAACACCACGATCTTTGATGACTAAGGATGGGAAGTGATGGATCCTAATTCATATGTTTTGTTTAGGAGTCTTTAGTGATCTAATGAGTCTTAAGTCATGTTTTGTTTAGGAGTCTACTATGATGTGTGTGCAGTTGTGAGTTAATAGTCTTAGTCCTTAAGTGATCATTTAACATGTATACTATGTATAATATTCTACATAACCGCTATTTATCATGTATTCACCTGTAGCATAATTTCTGtggctgtgtttggatgtacaagtcAATTGCATTATATAAACATTAATTTCAATTAGTAGCTCTAGAATCCAATTAGATATTTCCTAATTTCTAATGAATAGAATCCAGTTACATTTCCTTCATGTGCAGGTTGAAAGTTatataattgcaatttggagcgtGGACAAGAATGAAGGAAATTGCAATTTGGTGAATTCCATTTTATTGGTCTATACTACTTGAAATTCAATTAGATGGTGTGGCCACACCCTATATAAAATACAACGATTAAGTGGTGGTTCAGGTACCAATATGTTTTGTTGGATAGAAAACAAAGTAGAAGATGAGAAAAACAATGTCGAGAACAGTCCAAATGAGGAAAAAATGTATGCATGTGGGGAGTTCATCTacatattctttctttcttctttaaaaaaataaaaataaaatcacatgCATTCTTTCAAGATGGATGGGAAAGTCTTCCAAACCTTAATGATCTGCCTGTGATGGGTTTCTTTTCCTTGAATTTTGATAGGTAATTTATATTCTAAAATGTATATATGTGATGTAGGACAGTCAAGATTAATTTGGTGGATCGAAAGAACTCGGGCTAGAACCCTAAATCCAAGGGTCTAGGGTGTACAATATGTAGTTTCCATATGCAATATTATTGTGACTGGTTATCCATTTTATACATATAATACGTTGTTGGAAAGAAATTGACGACCTCTACATGTTAGCCAATGCCAAAGGCAATTGACACTAAATGGTTTTCCAAAATAAGCTTGTTTTAGGGATTATTTTTTAGTTTGAAAGTAAAGTTTACTACTTTCAGAAAGTAATACCTTTTTCTATTTTGAAGATATTTTTGGGTTTAGAGAAATAGCATAGAGTTCTTGTTTGAATTAGGTGAAAGAGTTTGAGTCGGAATTTAGAAGtagtttagtatttttttttttttaaattaagttTAATTACTCTTTTGGAAAAGTTTACTATTTCAAAAAAGTTATGAATTTCAAGTTTAAAATTTATATCAGTCATAGGAAAAGGCTTTGTAAATGGACTTTTTCTCAATAATATTAattgtttattttgtttttagagatttctttctccttttgaatTCAATGACTACTTTTTATAAGAAGATAATCTCTTCTTGATTTATTTGTTGAGAGAAATAGCGACTAATCACACCAAGGGGTCTAGTATTAATTATCAAAGGAGCCCACTTGCAACTGTGTAAAATGACCTTAGTTGATGAGATTTTGGGCACCGTAGATatctcaattatatatatatatatattctttcaaTTGGCTGAATATTCTGTACAATATTCATAAAGGCCAAAAATTTCAACTTGATTATGAAATCCCCAATGAAATTTACTTCAAATTTCTCTTTTATTAAAATGAAATTTTTACATACATTCTCCATTTTGTGCTAAACTTACGATAGTCCTCTTTCTTAATCGTATCGGCTTAAACCATGTGCATTTCAGTCAAAATCAAGCATGGGCCTTGGAGTAGTGGACAGGTAAGACATACTAAATTTTCCAATATCATGATGTGACGTCAGGCTTGGCTTTTGCTTGTACTCCCTTGCTTAGGTATATCCACCCCACCCTCCCCCTCAcagaaaaagataataataaaaataaaaaccctcaGTTGCATGATCTTCCAGCGACGATGCACCATATCGTGTCCATATTTTGAGAGCTAATTTTTCAATTCACAGTGTAAACTCTATTCAATATATGATTTAGACAAGTCATGTTCATATCTGCAAATCATTGTATGTTTAATGGAAatagaccgtccatctggtgatGGCCCAAGTAATGAAAAATAGTCGactcataagttttggatctcatATTTGTTTCACTTCTCATTGACCCTAGCTAGTATTGGAACTTAATATTTAGAGCATTCGTATTCTGGAATCTCATGCTACACGGTCCATTGTAAGAAACATTTGTTGAATGGATGATTGTACATAAATATAAATATAGAacattgaaaatcaattttctaatGGCTCATAATTAAATCCAGTACTTAATATTGGTGAGGATCATCGCCTAAGCAAGATTATTCGATCATAGCCTCTATACAATAGCAATGAGAACATGAAGGTTTCGATCATCATCTTATGCAATTTAGGAGCGAAAGCCGGGCCCCATGCAAGTTGAAAGGCACCACCACTTACGAGTGAAAAGATCATTACCCGATCTACCTTTCTCAATGGCTGCAAATTTCaaaagtagctttcagatgatGTGATGGAAATTAGTGCTAATTAAAGCATTGTGGTTGTTGAAAGAGTGGGCCACCACCATTGGTGGGGTTGCTGACAACACTAACAAGAAATGCTCATAGATCACGACAAGGATGTGGAAGCCGTATGGAATGGCAGGAGATGAAGATCTTAGTAAATCAGCAGATTTATTAAAGTAGACACAACGGCGGGTCCATACTCATCCCTCAGTGGTAGGATCACGGGACTTTCAACAAAACGTCTTGGGTTCGAGTAGCCATTGTTGTGAAaatccactatggtgtgagtgtgtttGTACATGTGGATTGTAAGTGAAAGTGTAAGAATAAAGGTAGACCtggagctgggcatcggaccaagtcggatcggattgggtccaactcggtccgatccaaaatctcaatcgcttgacccgaactcgatctgatccgggaccgagtccgggtcacctgactcgaacTGATCCGAAATGTACATGTCCtaatccgatccgagtccgactcgaccAGGAAAACCGAGTTAGATCGGATTGGGCACGGTTCAGATCggttcaaatttatttatttatttatttatttgaaaattttaaaaaaagaacaaattttttttaatagtaaaAAATAGTAACAAAATGGTGGTCATTCTTAAATCATAAACAATGTATAGTTTCATGAAAATCTAACATACACATTCTGAGATAAaatgtaaaaagaaaataaaccatatccAAAATCAAAAATACAAATGAACCTAACAATTAACATGCACATACTGATTAGTGATTACTGAATCATAGATTatgtaaaactttcatacattcaatatcctctatatgatgaatgcttTTGTGACATGTAACTAGATGGATTTTATCTATAATAGTAACCCTCTCCTCCACCTCTACCTTCGTCGCCAGATTCATCATTCAGTTCTCTTTTTACCGATTCAACTACAGGAGAACTCTTAGCCGACTCTGAGCTAGATGTGTCCAAAAAATAGTCGTTCAACTCTGCTGAATCAGATGGTGGGGATCCCTTCCTATTGTCCTCATTCACAGATGCAAAAAGTTTTTTTAGACGCTTTTTATGATCGATTTGTACGAGATTCCCAACCGCCTATAAAATGTTGtaagacttttaagaaactttgatggtttacttGTGTATGCTTCAGTATCATATTATCTCAGAGGTGTATGTTGTTGTCTGGTACTTCTTGATCTAGATGTCATTTGCAAGCTTTCTTTAACGGCTTCTTTACAATCTCgttcttcttgttcccttaaaatcatctcttgttcttcttctctactaattgtggAAGGCCTGTAACCAAAGTCAGAGGTAGTTCCTCTCcttaacccttcttcatttataataagcttacttctatatattctttaGTTAGTTGTATTTGTTGTAATTGCAGGATAAGGGGTGTAGGaagtctttgtatttgagtcgaGAATGACTCTAAATAAATCTCGGACTTCCTGAGGAGCTTTGCTACATGGTGCAGCGTCTCCTCCCCGACAAGTCAAATGTAATTTGAgccgatttgttttgttgacaaactgttttccacacaacttacatttcaactttatctttccatccttcgagtagacttggactccataatcccaaatatccgtCAATGCATCATCTTTCGATGACATATCTAGTGTATATCTGGTTAGtttatgacaaaaaaaaaagaaaaaaatgaaagggaGTTAAAGTTATTAATGAACGCAATTACCCAACAatataataagagatttaaacaaTATTATCTAATTGAATAGTACTAATGAAAAAAGTGAAATATTCATCTACCCATAAGCCATAACCATAATATTACAATGTAACtattttaacaaaattacaaataacatgatataacAGAAATAGAAGGCATCATAATCATATTGTAGCTGTAGTACTATCTCATCtatcttgtcactctcctcttcatcgaacttctcATCAACAGAGTTCTTTTTCCCCCACATCGGACGCAGCCAATCCTGAGTACAAATGAGCACTTCAATTGATTCgggtgtaagtgagcttctatacttgcttaTGACCCTACTCCCCGTACTAAAAGCAGATTCTGAAGCCACAGTTGAAATTAAAATTGATAATATGTCGCGTGCTATTAACGAGAGTACAGGGTACTGTAAAGTACCAGATCTTgtcctccaccactccaaaatatcaaaatcataGCCTTTGGATTTTACAACTAGAAGATCCTCCTTGAGATAGTATTCAAGTTCTGATTTAGGCGTCTGTATTTGAGTCCCTTTCCATTGTGCATAGTATGATATGAAATCATCTGTCGTGTCTTCTTATGATTCATTAACTGCAAAACTAGAACCAAcatgaggagattgttcttttgcAGCATACACATAAATTGTACAATTCACTGACTACATTAGAAATCTTTTGGGCCTTAGCAACACCCATCACATCATACAACTTACTACATATGAAGTCAACCATAATCATCTTATATCGGGGATCAAGAACGATCACAACACCCATTACCAGACTATACTCAGACCAATATTTATCAAACTTTACCTACATACTCATGGTCATTAAGTGTAAAAAGTCTTATCCACTACTGCTTTTGcgcaaggcatcttttaccttcTAAACTTTAGGCAGAAATATATTTACTGTTGGATACTTGCTACCCAAAATTTTTTTCGTATTGTTGTAAAAAAACAGAAAGGAACTTACGAACTGATTCagctcttgaccaatcatcttcagaaggcaGCCAAACATACACACTATCACgctccgcatagtgagagaatgcaggtctcaaatctatcggtgaatccaacatttcaaaagttgaattccaacgtgtcgtGATGTCCAACTTCATCgttctctgagttgacaaattcaactacttcacgatctcattccatccatgtaatcgtgaaggtgaccccatatgtacttcacactctctcttatgttctcgatcATGGGATCGATTATTTTAAGGTCATCTTATACAATCAAatttaggatgtgggcacaacacctaacatgaaatatctttccaacAAAATACAGATCACTGGTGGCTCTAAACTAGTTGCACAAATTTGTTATCATGCTATCATTTATAGAGGCATTGTCTAAAGTAATTGTAGAGATCTTCTTCTTAATTCCCCACTCCACAAGACATCTGTGTATGCAGTttgaaatcatcaaaccactatgaggagGCGCAAGATAGCGAAAGTTTATTATTAAGAAGAAACTTTCGTTAtggacatatacccctttcgttcGGCATCAACATAGTGAGCAGTTAGGAACATATACCCCTTTCATTAATTGGATGCCGTCCACAAATCTAATGTCTAGCTAATTTGGAAAATCGTTTccaactctcctttcaacttgaccttcttgccttcatacatcttcatacacaccctctTTATTGTTGTACGGGAGATCTCGTATTTAGGGTTAAGGCATCTGGCTAGTCCAACAAAAGcaggactttaaaaaaaaaaatgagcatttcattctgtaagtgctatagtttatatccctgtttgttgtcaaatttgtagtgccaaaatcactattatactctgttatatataacttgcataagtaaagctctctcaaggatcaacattcataatcaagcaaagctctcaagtacaagactcaggatcttgaatgaaagaactgatcacaagacaagactcttgaatgcaagaactgctcacaagactcaagctgaaaagaaaaagaaagtacaaggcaagactcaagctgaactcaagactcaagttgaaagtcaagctgaactcaagactcaagctgaaactcaagccactttcatgattgagctacttcaaggtttagtctacatcaagacttcaaggctcattcttcatggtctcttgtttcaatgtccatacttcatgattgaggtttgtttgaccataggatgaccttagaagtaggtcatttcggatacataagccgaatgttattttacatgtgattggtctgttcttcgaccagtcttaggtctgcttcgactagtcctagacttgcttcgaccagtctaagaaaatcctcaaccagtcgtaagtttgttacaaattccggataaaatctgttagccttcaactagtcctggaatctgttcgaccagtcgtaggagagctacgactagtcgtagaacggtctgagcatatcccgtcgaattttttaaatatctgttagagcttcgactagtcgtagagcactctagaccagtcgaagacctgatcttctcacttataaatagagcacgaatctcagaagaaatcatcgatttaattatagtattcaagccaatcttcgtcgaacttctgagagataattttgtgctccatttaagctaagtgtgcttatttaatatcttctttccttagctttattttaattgattttgtttctgctattccaatctgatttgaaaagaggaattgttattccttttctttggaatcaaaatcaattaaggcaagccctgtttggtttaatttaaaatcaattagatctagaaccattgtaatcgagtactggacattgaacttggacattcaatcatctactttgatttggttctaccgggctgctataacgaagaagatattcaggtattttacatattgtaaattcctttctattattttggtttctttcaagatttgccagaaaaatcttgttatattggttatctgaggaaagccaggaaaactcagaagtgggggttttttaattgtgtaagcccacatacaaagacacaattgtaagggttttgggtgaaccgggaaaacctatttttattgaacgctaatatcccctgtgtgaggatattaggagtggagtagctttttgtgtggctgttggataacagttggtgaacacacaagcgaaccactataaatcctttgagttgtggttgagtgagttattcttttaattgtttttattatttttttgggatgtatgtatggtggtgaatgttgtaattatttcaagctttgtgagaatgttgtaatagcttagaatttactttcgctattcctttataagcttgtttttcaatttcattttgaaagttgttccagaaggttgccctgccatttttatggtgtatggctgtccctagaacaatacatctttaattacaagttatttccaGTCGGTTCatgtttgtttttgtattcctcttcgatttgagacttgatacaaagacctttctagaaataaggttgtcctaccataaactctggttttggtgtaatgttgtccttagaataacgtttgtatcaacctctcaagatctgaattttgaggttgtttttctttcttgcattattatttaatttggctatcattttctttattattccgctgttataagtttttatttggcattgtcctattcaccccctctaggacatatagcttggccttttcaagtggtatcgagcctaatagctccttttaattcttggatttaattctgagctaacgatttaagctattcggatgtcaaattttgatagcctttcgatcactaggcctccaccctttgatggctccaactatgcttattggaaagccgaatgaggatcttcctcaaatcaatggatgaaaatgtgtggcaagccacggtgaaccgaatggaatcctcctatcatggaagttcttggggttgatggttcaaagtctatgaaaaccacaccatattaccaatggaccacccttgaaaagtgagagtagtgcaaatgctaaagcactaaatgcaattacttgcgcactaacACCGGAtcagttcaaaagaatcatctcttgtgatactgcaaagcaagcttgggatatattagaaatgacacacgagggtaatacaattgtcaaaaaatctaaagtccaactcctcacaaccagatttgaagaaattcatatggaggaaaatgagatgtttatggacttttacactagattgaatgacattgtaaactcaatgtggggtcttggcgataaaatcccagaaagtaaagtatgtgcaaaaatactacgctcacttcctgaacggttcaattctaaagtaaccgcaatccaggaacttcgtgatacggataatatgagggttgaagaactagttggttctctacaaacctacgagttaaactttaaagctcctaaaggtaaatctatcgctctaaaatcttctaaatgtagttcagaagaaaattctgattcagaagatgacatggctcttttagctaaaaaattttataaaattttcaaaagcaagaaaagagttgattttcaaaaatcaaatgacaaaaagaagtttagacccaaatctcgaaaatctttgaaagatagtcaatgttacaactgtctagaatatgggcacttagcaaatagatgtcctaaaagggacaaacccaagaagaagggtatgttggctacatgggatgaatcatctgatcctgaaggttcttctgaatcagaagattctgaaactgagtcgggcaatgaggttaaagctcttatgactctagccaaattcacattttcagataatgactctacaagtgaagaaaatatgaatagtgaatgtgaaaatgaagatgatcttcaagacgcttacaatgccctatataaggaaagttgtaaaattgctgttaaacttaaacttcaaaaagaaaagttttctaaactcaaaaattgttttgattcacttgtcttagaaaaatcacaaatttcaaattgttttgaaaaatcaaaatgcgatttggaattcaaaaactcactaattgttgatttaaaatctgaaattgaaaatcttaaaactgaagtatcttctcttctgagtttaaaggacacatggaaatatgcccaaggtgatccaaagttagaaaaacttttatccggatctagaaaatgtggcgatcgatccgggttgggctatgataaaaatctacctcccaaacaaaagtatactcctcctatgtttgttaaaggagagtcctcaaactcaaaagggaaaaatacttatcaagatttttctaaaaatttaaaaacttttcaaaaacctagaaacagccatgtcaactttaatcagaatcgaaatccac from Magnolia sinica isolate HGM2019 chromosome 17, MsV1, whole genome shotgun sequence encodes the following:
- the LOC131231376 gene encoding auxin-induced protein 15A-like; translated protein: MAQPNKATLMLKLIIEKLQSSFSLFRKPSSSSNEDEHTGCAVGVPADVKEGHFAVWAVDGGKPKRFIISLGYLNHPGFLKLLDKTEEVFGFGQAGKLSIPCFPGDLQMILADRRKGGIDGG